Proteins from a single region of Streptomyces spectabilis:
- a CDS encoding glycosyltransferase family 2 protein — translation MTHPSPASPVPVERPVPPADVVLPCLDEAAALPWVLARIPAGWRAIVVDNGSTDGSADIARALGATVVHEPRRGFGAACHAGLAAADADVVCFCDCDASLDPGLLVPFVREVAADRADLVLGRRRPRRRGAWPPHARAGNLALSLMLRRRTGLTLRDLGPLRAARRADLLSLALTDRRSGYPLQMVVRAADADWRIEERDVPYLPRVGASKVTGTWRGTWQAVRDMRRVLAEPPLATGPRGPRKEAAR, via the coding sequence GTGACTCACCCTTCCCCCGCCTCCCCGGTCCCGGTGGAGCGCCCCGTTCCGCCCGCCGACGTCGTGCTGCCCTGCCTCGACGAGGCCGCGGCGCTGCCCTGGGTGCTCGCCCGCATCCCGGCGGGCTGGCGCGCGATCGTCGTGGACAACGGCTCCACCGACGGCTCGGCCGACATCGCCCGCGCGCTCGGCGCGACCGTCGTGCACGAACCGCGGCGCGGCTTCGGCGCCGCCTGCCACGCCGGGCTCGCCGCCGCCGACGCGGACGTCGTGTGCTTCTGCGACTGCGACGCCTCCCTGGACCCGGGGCTGCTCGTGCCGTTCGTACGCGAGGTCGCCGCCGACCGCGCCGACCTCGTCCTCGGCCGCAGGCGGCCCCGGAGGCGCGGGGCCTGGCCGCCGCACGCCCGCGCGGGCAACCTCGCGCTGTCGCTGATGCTGCGCCGCCGCACCGGTCTCACCCTGCGCGACCTGGGCCCACTGCGGGCGGCACGCCGCGCGGACCTGCTGTCCCTCGCGCTCACCGACCGGCGCAGCGGCTACCCCTTGCAGATGGTGGTGCGGGCCGCCGACGCCGACTGGCGGATCGAGGAGCGCGACGTGCCGTATCTGCCGCGCGTCGGCGCGTCCAAGGTCACCGGCACCTGGCGGGGCACCTGGCAGGCGGTGCGGGACATGCGCCGCGTCCTCGCCGAGCCGCCCCTCGCCACGGGCCCGCGCGGCCCGCGGAAGGAGGCCGCGCGATGA
- a CDS encoding response regulator transcription factor, with the protein MRNPPSGTGARVLVVDDDLTVAEVVTGYLERAGYAVDRAVDGPGALDRAAAREPDLVVLDLMLPGMDGLEVCRRLRARGPVPVIMLTARGDEDDRILGLEIGADDYVTKPFSPRELVLRVESVLRRSRAAAPAPRPGARLRAGALALDPAARRATKRGADLALTVREFDLLAHFLRHPGRAFGREELMREVWGWDFGDLSTVTVHVRRLRGKVEDDPGAPRLIQTVWGVGYRLEAGEAEVPGVPGEVEEPGAEAPAVAADPAGREGGPRP; encoded by the coding sequence ATGCGGAATCCACCCTCAGGCACCGGTGCGCGCGTCCTCGTCGTGGACGACGACCTCACCGTCGCCGAAGTCGTCACCGGCTACTTGGAGCGCGCCGGGTACGCGGTCGACCGGGCGGTCGACGGCCCCGGCGCCCTCGACCGCGCCGCGGCGCGCGAGCCCGACCTCGTCGTCCTCGACCTGATGCTGCCCGGCATGGACGGCCTGGAGGTCTGCCGCAGGCTGCGGGCCCGCGGCCCCGTACCGGTGATCATGCTGACCGCGCGGGGCGACGAGGACGACCGCATCCTGGGCCTGGAGATAGGGGCGGATGACTACGTGACCAAGCCGTTCAGCCCGCGCGAGCTCGTCCTGCGGGTCGAGTCGGTGCTCCGCCGCAGCCGCGCGGCCGCACCGGCGCCGCGGCCCGGCGCGCGGCTGCGTGCCGGAGCCCTCGCCCTGGACCCGGCGGCGCGCCGCGCCACCAAGCGCGGCGCCGACCTCGCCCTGACCGTCCGCGAGTTCGACCTCCTCGCCCACTTCCTGCGACACCCGGGCCGCGCCTTCGGCCGCGAGGAGCTGATGCGCGAGGTGTGGGGCTGGGACTTCGGCGACCTGTCCACGGTCACGGTCCACGTCCGCAGGCTGCGCGGCAAAGTGGAGGACGACCCCGGGGCACCGCGGCTGATCCAGACGGTGTGGGGGGTCGGGTACCGCCTGGAGGCCGGCGAGGCGGAAGTGCCGGGTGTGCCGGGTGAGGTGGAGGAGCCGGGGGCGGAAGCCCCGGCGGTGGCCGCGGATCCCGCGGGCCGCGAAGGCGGCCCGCGCCCGTGA
- a CDS encoding class I SAM-dependent methyltransferase, whose amino-acid sequence MSTVVPPTPWGADLYEEALRAGRGPLFLRRADGWLLPLDVERWCAAPDPADRSALRRCAGAVLDIGCGPGRLVAALASGGHRALGIDVSEAAVRHTLRIGGSALRRSVFDPLPGEGRWGTALLMDGNVGIGGDPAALLVRVAELLAPGGLLIAEAAPVEMDERVRVRVDDGTGRARPGATFPWARLGAAALLGYARRAGLRPADQWTADGRCFVALRRRAARSASHSAEPAKRPAVTSSQRARNTSADSPVTRS is encoded by the coding sequence ATGAGCACCGTCGTCCCTCCGACGCCGTGGGGCGCCGATCTGTACGAGGAGGCGCTGCGCGCCGGGCGCGGCCCGCTGTTCCTGCGCCGCGCCGACGGCTGGCTGCTCCCGCTCGACGTGGAGCGCTGGTGCGCGGCGCCCGACCCGGCCGACCGGTCGGCGCTGCGCCGCTGCGCGGGCGCCGTCCTCGACATCGGCTGCGGCCCCGGCCGACTGGTCGCCGCGCTCGCCTCCGGGGGCCACCGCGCACTCGGCATCGACGTCAGCGAGGCGGCCGTCCGGCACACGCTGCGCATCGGCGGCTCCGCCCTGCGCCGGTCCGTCTTCGACCCGCTGCCGGGCGAGGGCCGCTGGGGCACCGCGCTGCTCATGGACGGCAACGTCGGCATCGGCGGCGACCCGGCCGCGCTCCTCGTCCGCGTGGCCGAACTCCTCGCCCCCGGCGGCCTGTTGATCGCCGAGGCGGCGCCCGTCGAGATGGACGAGCGGGTGCGCGTGCGGGTCGACGACGGCACGGGGCGCGCCCGGCCCGGCGCCACGTTCCCGTGGGCCCGGCTGGGCGCGGCCGCGCTCCTCGGGTACGCCCGCCGGGCGGGGCTGCGCCCGGCCGATCAGTGGACGGCCGACGGCCGCTGCTTCGTGGCCCTGCGGCGGCGCGCGGCCCGCAGCGCGAGCCACAGCGCCGAGCCCGCGAAGAGGCCCGCCGTGACCAGCAGCCAGCGGGCCAGGAACACGTCGGCGGACAGCCCCGTGACGCGTTCGTAG
- a CDS encoding sensor histidine kinase, translating into MTDILLIALYAFLGAAAAGLLGAGALRLLRHRSLVVSLTVIVAVAVTAMLAGTLAVAWQMFLSRHDLTVVTIVVAMASVVSFAAALLLGRWVVARSRDLARAARSFGTGGSFAAPEAPATAELSALSQELEHTSARLAESRERERALENSRRELVAWISHDLRTPLAGLRAMAEALEDGVAAEPDRYLRQIRTEVERLDGMVGDLFELSRIHAGALALTRARISVYDLVGDALAGADPLAREHGVRLVGQRIDAVPVEVDSKEMSRVLGNLLINAIRRTPADGTVAVAAERSADGVVLSVTDECGGIPEEDLARVFDMGWRGTHARTPPAGAGLGLAIVRGIVEAHRGRAAVRNVSGGCRFEVVLPPAGAV; encoded by the coding sequence GTGACCGACATCCTGCTCATCGCCCTGTACGCCTTCCTCGGCGCGGCGGCCGCCGGACTGCTCGGCGCCGGTGCGCTGCGGCTGCTGCGCCACCGTTCGCTCGTCGTGTCCCTGACCGTCATCGTCGCGGTGGCCGTCACGGCCATGCTCGCGGGGACGCTCGCCGTCGCGTGGCAGATGTTCCTGTCCCGGCACGACCTGACCGTCGTCACCATCGTCGTGGCCATGGCCTCCGTCGTGTCCTTCGCCGCGGCGCTCCTGCTCGGCCGGTGGGTCGTCGCCCGCAGCAGGGACCTGGCGCGGGCGGCCCGCTCGTTCGGTACCGGCGGCAGCTTCGCCGCCCCCGAGGCGCCCGCGACGGCCGAACTCTCCGCGCTCAGCCAGGAGTTGGAGCACACCAGCGCGCGCCTCGCCGAGTCCCGCGAGCGGGAGCGGGCCCTGGAGAACTCGCGCCGCGAACTCGTCGCCTGGATCTCGCACGACCTGCGCACCCCGCTCGCGGGCCTGCGCGCCATGGCCGAGGCCCTGGAGGACGGCGTGGCCGCCGAGCCCGACCGCTATCTGCGCCAGATCCGCACCGAGGTCGAGCGCCTCGACGGCATGGTGGGCGACCTGTTCGAGCTCTCCCGCATCCACGCCGGGGCCCTCGCGCTCACCCGCGCGCGGATCTCCGTCTACGACCTGGTGGGCGACGCCCTGGCCGGGGCCGATCCGCTCGCGCGCGAGCACGGCGTACGGCTCGTGGGGCAGCGCATCGACGCCGTACCGGTGGAGGTCGACAGCAAGGAGATGAGCCGGGTCCTCGGCAATCTCCTGATCAACGCGATCCGCCGGACGCCCGCGGACGGCACGGTCGCCGTCGCGGCCGAGCGGTCGGCCGACGGGGTCGTCCTGTCGGTGACGGACGAATGCGGCGGCATCCCCGAGGAGGACCTGGCGCGGGTCTTCGACATGGGCTGGCGGGGGACGCACGCGCGGACCCCGCCCGCGGGCGCCGGGCTCGGCCTCGCCATCGTGCGCGGCATCGTCGAGGCCCACCGGGGCCGCGCGGCCGTGCGCAATGTCTCCGGCGGCTGCCGTTTCGAGGTGGTCCTGCCACCGGCCGGGGCCGTGTAG
- a CDS encoding TIGR04282 family arsenosugar biosynthesis glycosyltransferase, whose amino-acid sequence MTARTGPATLLVIAKAPLPGAVKTRLTPPYTPQEAARLAEAALADTLDAVLAAPARRRVLVLAGEPGPWLPPGIEVVPQGAGGLDARLAAAFAGCAGPTVLVGMDTPQVTPALLAPALAADARRDADAWFGPAADGGFWALGLAEPDPDLLRGVPMSTPTTGAAQRARLTGAGLRVRDLAVLRDVDTAADAARVAARAPGTRFAAELTRIDRLARIGRRVRR is encoded by the coding sequence ATGACCGCACGCACCGGGCCCGCCACCCTCCTGGTCATCGCCAAGGCTCCGCTCCCGGGCGCCGTGAAGACCCGGCTCACCCCGCCCTACACCCCGCAGGAAGCCGCCCGGCTCGCCGAGGCCGCGCTCGCCGACACCCTGGACGCCGTGCTCGCGGCGCCCGCGCGGCGCAGAGTGCTCGTCCTCGCCGGGGAGCCGGGGCCCTGGCTGCCGCCCGGCATCGAGGTGGTGCCGCAGGGCGCGGGCGGGCTCGACGCACGGCTCGCCGCCGCGTTCGCGGGCTGCGCGGGGCCGACCGTGCTCGTCGGCATGGACACCCCGCAGGTGACGCCCGCGCTGCTCGCGCCCGCGCTCGCGGCCGACGCCCGGCGGGACGCCGACGCCTGGTTCGGGCCCGCGGCCGACGGCGGGTTCTGGGCCCTCGGGCTCGCCGAGCCGGACCCGGACCTGCTGCGCGGGGTCCCCATGTCCACGCCGACGACCGGCGCCGCGCAGCGCGCCCGGCTCACCGGGGCGGGTCTGCGCGTGCGCGACCTCGCGGTGCTGCGGGACGTCGACACGGCGGCCGACGCCGCCCGCGTCGCGGCCCGCGCCCCCGGCACCCGGTTCGCCGCCGAACTGACCAGGATCGACCGCCTCGCCAGGATCGGCCGGAGGGTCCGCCGATGA